GATGACTGCTGGATGATGTCCTGGTTGACTTAAGGAGTGTATTTGGTTGGACTGCAGAAATGGTTTGTGCAAGGTTTTGAGAGTTGAGGTAGGAAAGGCATTTTGAAAATGTGAGTAGAATGGTCAGGTTGGAACACTGGGTTTGAATGGGAGTGGAGTGAAGCAATGGCCTTTGCAGTTTACAAAGCTTGCTGTCATGTTCCTCTCCTtccacccctgccccctcccttctccttcctcccacctcccttctccttcctcccacctcccttctctcttccctttcttcttcctctcccatttcttccttttcttccttcaccTAAACATAACATCTCATTCCATCCTTAcgtctatttgtttgttttgagacagagtctccctctgtagcccaggctggagtgcagtggcacgatctcggctcactgcaacctctgcctcccaggtcctggttcaagtaattctcctgcctcagcctcccgactagctggaattacaggcacgtgccaccatgcccagctaatttttgtatttttagtttagacgggggtttcaccatgttggccaggttgatcttgaactcctgaccttgtgatccacctgcctcagcctcccaaagtactgggattacaggcatgagctgctgcgcccggcaaattttttttttttgagacggagtcttgctcttttgcccaggcttgagtgcagtggcgcgatcttggctcactgcaacctcagcctcccgggttcaagcagttctccctgcctcagcctcccgagtagctgggattacaggcgcccaccacaacgcccagctaattttttttttttttgagacagagtttcgctgttgttgcccaggctggagtgcaatggcacgatctcggctcatcgcaacctccaccttttgggttcaaatgattctgccttagcctccagagtagctgggattataggcgcgcaccaccatgcctgactaattgtatttttagtagaggtggggtttctccattttagtcaggctggtctcgaactcccgacctcaggtgatctgcccacctcagcctcctaaagtgctgggattacaggcttgagccaccgcgcccagcatgcccagctaatttttgtaatttttagtagagacggggtttcgccatgttagccaggctggttttgaactcctgacctaaggtgattcaccagccttggcctcccaaagtgctgggattacaggcatgagccaccgtgcctggccttccttATGTCAACATTATTAAGTGgatattattattctttgtatttGAAGGCGGAAACCTGAGGCTCTGGCCATGGTTGTGTAGCTTGTAAGATTCTATGAGGAGTCTGTAATCATCCTACTCGGTATTCCTGAGTATGGGAAAGAAGCTAGGCTGGGGTTAGGGGGTTGTAGAATTAGCAGGGTGGCTGATCAAACCATCTAAGGCAAGATGGCGTGGGTGGTTAAAGCATAGTCTTGAGCCAGAGAGATTGGGCTCAATCAAATCCAGCTTTATTACTTACTAACTGtaagaccttgggcaagttgcttaatcttgctaagcctcagtgtcctcacttATAACAGGGGAGCAGTAATACCCACCTCatgggattgttgtgaggatcaatGAGGTGTACCTGGCGCAGAGCAGTCGCTCACCACCTGGAAGCTATTGTAATTAGCCTTCCCAGGTCTCTGAGCTGTGGCTGTGCACTTGCATTTCATTCTTCAGCACTGCGCTTTCCAGAACACGGTCCCTTCTggctgggcttttcttttttaggatGACCTTAAAGGTTCTGAAAGGATGCCaccagtaaatgtttattgaaaaccTACTATGTGCTCAGCATAGCCCAGGAACTAGTGACCTATGCCTGATGGAAAGGAGATTTGGAGTGGGAGATGTTTGGTGGCTATGGCTTATCCTCACCAGGTGCCTTGTGAAGAGGACAGATactggaagtggggagggaaaggGCCCTTCATTACCAAGAATTGAGATGAGTTCAGTCCTACTTGGTGGTTGGTAGATGACTGACATGGTCTCTTAGGATCCCTTCTGAGCCCAGGAAATGGTAGTGGGGGCCCTGGCAAGCATGGATCCCTCCTACTCTGTGGCTGAGGGATGATGGGGCTTCTGTCCATCTCTTTTCCTAGGTGACAGCGGCATGGCCATATGCCCCAGGCTTTCCTGCTGGGGTCCATCCATGAACCTGTAGGTGCCCTGAtggagccccagccctgccctggaagCTTGGCTgagagcttcctggaggaggagcttCGGCTCAATGCTGAGCTGAGCCAGCTGCAGTTTTCAGAGCCTGTGGGCATCATCTACAATCCCGTGGAGTATGCATGGGAGCCACATCGCAACTACGTGACTCGCTACTGCCAGAGCCCCAAGGAAGTGCTCTTCCTGGGCATGAATCCTGGACCTTTTGGCATGGCCCAGACTGGGGTAAAGGGTTTGGCTTCCCCGGTGGGTGGAGTGGGGGGTTCTAGGTGGATGCTTGGCTGGGTGTGCTGTGGAGAAGGAGCATGTGCATGGCTGTAGACATGTGTAGGTCCCCCCGCCCCATTCTCTCTCAACACACATACTGGCTGCTGTGGTCTGGGGCCCTCTCCCAGCGTCTCTGCCTGTAATTAACCAAGCACATTAATGGTAGTTTCGTTTTCCCTGTGAGCTGGCCACTAATTGCCTCTGAGAGCCCTTCCTTCCGCCAGCCCCATCCTTACTTTACTGGATCTCCCCTGTCCCTGGAGTGTGGTTGGGGTCAGAAGAGGGACTAGGACTGCTGGGTCTTCAGAAGAGACtggtcagccgggcgcggtggctcacgcttgtaatcacagcactttgggaggccgaggcgggcggatcacgaggtcaggagatcgagactacggtgaaaccctgtctctactaaaaatacaaaaaattagccgggcgtggtggcgggcgcctgtagtcccagttactcggagaggctgaggcaggagaatggcatgaacccgggaggcggagcttgcagtgaaccgagattgcgccactgcactccagcctgggcgacagagcgagactccgtctcaaaaaaaaaaacaagagactGGTTGACAGGGGTGGGTATGTAAGAGATGCAGGGCGTTCTGGGAACCTGGGTTCTGTTTCCTAGCTAAGGCGAGGTTCAAAACGGAGCCTGGCTCCAGTGCCTGCCCGCTTTTCTTTCAGGGCTCTGGATGAGTGACTGCCCCTCAGTGGGGGTGCttggcaggtgggggaggggaagaggcttCAGGGCAGAAGGCTCAATCGCTTTTATTGACCCCAACTGGGTGATGAAAGGTGATCAATGATGATCGATGGAAATGACAGCCTGAGGCTTGGGGCTGAGAGGGCACCCAGAGAGCAGTGGTCAGCCCGTCCTTGTGCCTCCTTTAACCCTGGCTGCCTTTCTGTCTCAGACCATCTGTCTCTCCCCAGTACTAACCTGTATAGGGCTAGATATCTCAATGTAGTCCCTGTACTTGGTCCCAAAGGCTAGTTGGGCTAGAGGCAAACAGATTCTTCTGGACCACAGTTCACAATGAAGAACTGGAAAAAGATGGACAGGCTCAAACCGTAGGGCCAAGAATCCTTGTCTCAGGCCTTTGGgtgaaggtgggggtggggggtgcaggcTGGATCCTCATGGAAGGTATAAAGAAGTCATTTGGTCCAGAGCCCGGGCCTCAGGTGTCCGGTTTGAAGCCTTTcatgtctctctccttcctcacAGGTGCCCTTTGGGGAAGTAAGCATGGTCCGGGACTGGTTGGGCATTGTGGGGCCTGTGCTGACCCCTCCCCAAGAGCATCCTAAACGACCAGTGCTAGGACTGGAGTGCCCACAGTCAGAAGTGAGTGGTGCCCGATTCTGGGGCTTTTTCCGGAACCTCTGTGGACAGCCTGAGGTCTTCTTCCATCACTGTTTTGTCCACAATCTATGCCCTCTGCTTTTCCTGGCTCCCAGCGGGCGCAACCTCACCCCTGCTGAGCTGCCTGCCAAGCAGCGAGAACAGCTTCTTGGGATCTGTGATGCAGCCCTCTGCCGGCAGGTGCAGCTGCTGGGGGTGCGGCTGGTGGTAGGAGTTGGGCGACTGGCAGAGCAGCGGGCACGACGGGCTCTGGCAGGCCTGATGCCAGAGGTCCAGGTGGAAGGGCTCCTGCATCCCTCTCCCCGTAACCCACAGGCCAACAAGGGCTGGGAGGCAGTGGCCAAGGAAAGATTGAATGAGCTGgggctgctgccactgctgttgAAATGAGTGCCCTTGGGGCCTTGCATGGGACACATTCAAGACCTCGAAGTCATTCTTGGCCAAGCAGATGACAACACATCTCCTGGACTGGAGCAAAAGGTCCTTCTGTGCTCCCTGGTCGCTGGGAAACGTATTCTTTGATCTGTTGAACTGTCTTCCAACCTGCCATGGCAGTTTTGACACTACTCCTGTTTGCCCTCCTGATTCCTGCTTTCTTTACCTTTGAACATTGCCCCTTTCAGGGGACCTCACTTTGTAGGGAATCCACAGAAGGTGTGCTTTTGCACTTGGCAGACTGCTCTACCTCAGTGTTTCCTTGGGAGACTTTATTCAGCTGAGAGTGCCCTAGACAGTTAACTTCTAAGGTCACGTTTACTATTTCAGAGGAAATATCTTGCCAGGATACCTACCCATCCTTATAGAACAGCTGCCTTCAGCCGACCCCTTTCGTCACAGGGACCAAGACAAAGCATGGGACATGAAATTAAGAGTGAACTTATGGGAGGCTGCAGCTGGATCAGAGGAAAAATCCAGTATGGCAGAGTGAAAGTCAGAAGACCTGGCTTTTCATCCCAGCTTTGAGACTTGGAACTTTTTGATTGGCATATTAAtaaacctctctaagcctcaggctcctcatctgtaaaatggggatgccTACCTTATGGGGTTGGTGTGAGGATTAACTGAGATAATACTCGAAAGTGCCTTGCATGGCCTTGGCATGTGGGTGCTCATCACATAGTCTTCTTGTTTTCTTGCCTCTGGGTTGAGGATTCACAGCACTGCACTACAAGGGTAGCCGCTCTCCATTCTGGATACCTTGCTAGGGGAGAGTCTGGCCTTCCACCTGCGGCCAGGGTGAAGGGAAAATTCTTGCCTTGTCAGAGATGGATCAATGACTATGAAAAACCTAGCCTGTGATTTTTTTCACTCTAAGCATTAAAAGCTCCTAAAGCCTTTTGTCTTGttacttttttccccctcttgcATGCTAGAGGTGGAAGGTAGTCATTTAGATTCCCCCCCTTCCCTCTTCATTGTTGGCCAGGGGTTCTCTTGGGTAGCTGGGGGAAGGATATAGtagatctctcttttttttttttttgagatggagtctcattctgttgcccaggctggagtgcagtggcgtgatctcagctcactgcaacatctgccttccgggttcaagtggttctcctgcctcagccttctgagtagctggaattacaggcatgtgccaccatgcctggctaatttttgtatttttagtaaagacagggtttcaccatgttggccaggctggtctcaaactcctgacttcaagtaatccacctgccttggcctcccaaagtgctgctgccTGGCTGGATGTAGCAGATCTCTAATTACCTTACCAAACCTGCAGGGTCTCTGTTAAGTGTCTGTTAGGGGTCTTATATGATACTCTGGACACTGAGAAACAGGTGATGGGGCAGATAGGAACCTGGTATCCAACTCATTTTTTGTGTCTGCTGAATGGTTGACTGGGTGCCCCTTTGGTAAGGGCTGGGAAAGTGAACCAAGTTGGGAGCAGAGCAGGTCTTGAGAACACCTTAATGAGGAACACATGGTCTACTTCCTATCTGCTGGGACACAGGTCATTTCCAGCTTCCAAAATTAGTAAGATTTTTCGTATAAATCCTCCCCTACTTCATTGTATAATAAAGAATTTGGCCTTTGTCTTCAGTTCCTGAGAAGGAGACTCTAAATCCTTGGAATTTCCCAAGTAATAGGAGTATCTTTGTTTTTCGTGGCGGGTCCCTGACACTACACCTGAATTTATGTTGAGATTTGACCTTAGGCTGCACCTAATTTTATATTGAATTTGATCTCAGACCACACCTGAGTGTGTGGTAAGATTTGACTGAGGATGGAGGGTGACCATGCCAGAATGACCAACCATATAGTTACAGGGCTGGGACTTTGAGCTGGATGATACCAGCTTGATccccagggaagggagaggggctaGAGATTGAGTTCAGCCACATGCCCATGATTTTAACCAATTATATCTATGGTAAAACTCtatatataaaaactaaagaCACTGAGGTTTTGGTCAGCTTCCTGGCTGGTGAACACATGGATGTGCTGAGGGATGTGCAATGGTATCCTGTTTCTATGAGCAGAGGGCACACATCTGTGCCTGGGACACTCCTGGACCCTACCATATATTTGTCTTCATTTGGCTGGTTCTGATTTGTATCTTTTGTAATAGAACTATAATCATAAGTATAGAGTTTTCCTGAGTTCCGTGAGTCATTCTAGGAAATTCTCCAACCTCAGGGTGGGCGGCGGGGGGTTGTGGAGACTCCTGaatttatagccagttggtcagaagtgcaGGTGGTCTGGGGATCCTCGAGCTTGCAACTGACATCTGAAGTGAGAGCAGTCTTTTTGGGGAGTATGCCCTTAAACCCATAGGGTATGCACTAACTCCCTGTAGTTAGCATCAGAATTGCATTACAGTATTGAACCTCCACATGCCGTAgactcctttccttctctttttgctGTCAGTGCTACGTAGTGAGTGCGCCATGTTGCAGAGCACTGGATTAGGTACTGTGGAATAACTGCACAGAGATAGAAGCCATCATTTCATTAGATATTTAGCT
This window of the Nomascus leucogenys isolate Asia chromosome 11, Asia_NLE_v1, whole genome shotgun sequence genome carries:
- the SMUG1 gene encoding single-strand selective monofunctional uracil DNA glycosylase isoform X1, which produces MPQAFLLGSIHEPVGALMEPQPCPGSLAESFLEEELRLNAELSQLQFSEPVGIIYNPVEYAWEPHRNYVTRYCQSPKEVLFLGMNPGPFGMAQTGVPFGEVSMVRDWLGIVGPVLTPPQEHPKRPVLGLECPQSEVSGARFWGFFRNLCGQPEVFFHHCFVHNLCPLLFLAPSGRNLTPAELPAKQREQLLGICDAALCRQVQLLGVRLVVGVGRLAEQRARRALAGLMPEVQVEGLLHPSPRNPQANKGWEAVAKERLNELGLLPLLLK
- the SMUG1 gene encoding single-strand selective monofunctional uracil DNA glycosylase isoform X2 encodes the protein MSLRKAWPTFYSFWISSSPRDCCSACHVPFGEVSMVRDWLGIVGPVLTPPQEHPKRPVLGLECPQSEVSGARFWGFFRNLCGQPEVFFHHCFVHNLCPLLFLAPSGRNLTPAELPAKQREQLLGICDAALCRQVQLLGVRLVVGVGRLAEQRARRALAGLMPEVQVEGLLHPSPRNPQANKGWEAVAKERLNELGLLPLLLK